In Falco naumanni isolate bFalNau1 chromosome 5, bFalNau1.pat, whole genome shotgun sequence, the following are encoded in one genomic region:
- the PRRT4 gene encoding proline-rich transmembrane protein 4 yields the protein MSPMGLGAAPHLLLALLCLAPLTAAPPPPTAPTSLPGPPGTAPGPPTPRSEAPVLSLNLGLNFKIKVRSQGNPRPAAPSAPPAPPYPLPAGTTGTPVPPTLLPSGLGWPDSRDEPGSGVPPEEVGGWGGPPLRASTTPPASLAGEQDKELELDIAIDLTAGLEPEVGPGGAVPPTSLLWAHPSPRRPIPLIPGIKAGISELASKLSAAGFLVPTAPPRVGHEVPGGNGSQEQDQAGSGAEPAHPPGRQSPRGTVPPSAAASACTQGSTCGSGGPDPQGAPTTPLSWPPHFVALQTSWSVATATWGPAWEAHIYGIGCLFALLGLLGIVVLLGGPCSRPPAARLLGGLLAAAGAARAFPLFFDAYEQHGRLPPTAARLLFELPFPCLGWGLVLALRSPSRCRTPAVVALGVLHVAGVLGTVLAVAMLGRLPGLLLLPRGLFAGLVAALTLWVLPCCGGGGQGWGAQGKVRGAGGLGAGVAVGVAALGAMLSAGLQVFGALQVLGWGGPPPPGPWAWWGLQLGCRLAEATMGLPLAVLALVVAPPPRQSPAEPPNGCALRPRGDTEALPLCGDHPEAPEADGDPTAGYRPPSPIDLRRSIDEALGARPGIFRHSTVAGISVIGTVGIGTDGTAGSSATSMAGIGTTGLPGISIGTTSTAGLSTAATPSLGTTSTEGLTTTSVAEPP from the exons ATGTCCCCCATGGGTCTGGGGGCAGCCcctcacctgctgctggccctgctgtgccTGGCCCCCCTCActgctgccccgccgccccccacagcacccaccagccTCCCAGGACCCCCGGGGACAGCACCGGGACCCCCCACACCCCGCAGTGAAGCCCCTGTCCTCTCCCTCAACCTCGGCCTCAACTTCAAGATCAAGGTGCGAAGCCAGGGCAACCCCCGCCCTgctgccccctctgcccccccagcacccccctaTCCACTGCCCGCTGGCACTACTGGGACCCCTGTGCCCCCGACCCTGCTGCCATCAGGCTTGGGCTGGCCTGACTCCAGGGATGAGCCGGGCTCTGGGGTCCCCCCGGAGGaagtgggggggtgggggggcccTCCTCTCCGTGCCAGCACAACCCCCCCGGCAtccctggctggggagcaggacaaggagctggagctggacaTCGCCATTGACCTGACGGCAGGGCTGGAGCCTGAAGTGGGGCCAGGGGGTGCCGtgccccccaccagcctcctgtgggcccaccccagcccccgccgccccatCCCGCTCATCCCTGGCATCAAGGCCGGCATCTCAGAGCTGGCCAGCAAactcagtgctgctg GGTTTCTGGTGCCCACGGCGCCCCCCAGGGTCGGCCACGAGGTGCCGGGGGGCAACGGGTCCCAAGAGCAGGATCAGGCTGGCAGCGGTGCTGAGCCAG cccaccccccTGGCCGCCAGTCCCCCCGGGGCACTGTGCCCCCCTCGGCTGCCgcctctgcctgcacccagggCTCCACCTGCGGCTCAGGGGGACCAGAtccccagggtgcccccacCACTCCCCTCTCCTGGCCCCCCCACTTCGTGGCCCTGCAGACCAGCTGGTCCGTGGCCACCGCCACCTGGGGCCCGGCCTGGGAGGCCCACATCTACGGGATCGGATGCCTTTTCGCTCTACTGGGACTACTGGGAATCGTGGTGCTACTGGGGGGTCCCTGCAGTCGGCCACCTGCTGCCcggctgctgggggggctgttGGCAGCAGCGGGGGCTGCCCGCGCCTTCCCCCTCTTCTTCGACGCCTACGAGCAGCACGGCCGCCTGCCCCCCACCGCTGCGCGCCTCCTCTTCGAGCTGCCTTTCCcatgcctgggctgggggctggtgctggcccTGCGCTCCCCCTCTCGCTGCCGGACCCCCGCCGTGGTGGCGCTGGGAGTGCTGCACGTGGCGGGGGTGCTGGGCACCGTGCTGGCAGTGGCGATGCTGGGCCGGCtgccggggctgctgctgctgccacggGGGCTCTTTGCTGGCCTGGTGGCTGCCCTGACCCTAtgggtgctgccctgctgtgggggtggggggcaggggtggggagcCCAGGGCAAggtgcggggggctggggggctgggggcgggggtggcagtgggggtGGCAGCACTGGGGGCCATGCTGAGTGCGGGGCTGCAGGTTTTTGGGGCgctgcaggtgctgggctggggggggccgCCCCCTCCCGGGCCCTGGGCGtggtgggggctgcagctgggctgtcGCCTGGCCGAGGCCACCAtggggctgcccctggctgtgctggcactGGTGGTGGCCCCTCCTCCCCGGCAGTCCCCTGCTGAGCCCCCCAATGGCTGCGCCCTGAGGCCGCGGGGGGACACCGAGGCGCTACCGCTCTGTGGGGACCACCCTGAGGCCCCTGAGGCCGACGGGGACCCCACAGCCGGCTACCGGCCCCCCTCGCCCATTGACCTGCGCCGCAGCATTGATGAGGCGCTGGGAGCACGGCCCGGAATCTTCCGTCACAGCACCGTGGCAGGGATCAGCGTCATTGGCACAGTGGGAATCGGCACCGATGGCACGGCAGGGAGCAGTGCCACCAGCATGGCTGGGATCGGCACAACAGGCTTGCCAGGGATCAGCATCGGCACCACCAGCACGGCagggctcagcacagctgcGACACCAAGTCTTGGCACAACCAGCACAGAAGGGCTCACCACAACCAGC gtCGCTGAGCCCCCCTAG
- the RBM28 gene encoding RNA-binding protein 28, with protein MAAAGGSAPGPAPGRTVLVRGLPATATAADLEGLFGRLGPLRRCFVVTEKGTKTCRGFGYVTYSLAEDAQRALQEATVLGARRLSVTLARQRLREGRKKLQQKEEAAVEAPKAAAAVPQRLKKPKAASRKARLIIRNLSFKCSEDNLKSLFSPFGTVLEVNIPRKPDGKMRGFAFVQFGNMLEAAKALRGMNMKEIKGRPVAVDWAVAKDKYQAMQGSQPNESKEEEPREGKEQSLGDAEEKEEEQEEEEEQEEGEEEEEEEEEEEEEKKDKKMAGKIKIKPSLSQARGWPGKGTAAKDSSDEEEEDDDEAGSEDDRKQEEDSDDEEDEEEEEGRAVPKKQQGRARQLSSDVSEGKTVFIRNLSFDTEEEALGEMLQQFGDLKYVRIVLHPDTEHSKGCAFAQFLTQEAAQKCLQAAQEESEGGGLRLDGRLLRIDLAVSREEAQKLRGQKVKKPTGTRNLYLAREGLIRAGTKAAEGVSDADMAKRARFEELKYQKLRDQNIFVSRTRLCVHNLPKAVDSIRLRRLLLQVVGRGKAVHIKECRVMRELRGKGQSLGYAFVEFGEHEQALAALRSINNNPRLFGPQKRPIVEFSLEDRRKLKLKEQRAQRSLLKLKAKPVEKEQAAAGVAEPAGPPKKQQGRKKPLSKGAKGSCGSLVGGQEAVPWSGFRTEAQVERVELPDGTTRKKVLALPSHRGPKIRKRDKGKVKPLPTKQPKAKVQRQKKRKEAPTQAKQRRQEGGGSEARFSELVERYKRKILGSDAPTPKRSKWFES; from the exons atggcggcggccgggggctccgcgccgggccccgcgccgggccgcACCGTGCTGGTGCGGGGGCTGCCCGCCACCGCCACCGCTGCCGACCTCGAGGGTCTCTTCGGCCGCCTCGGGCCTCTCCGCCGCTGCTTCGTGGTCACCGAGAAGG gcacCAAGACCTGTCGTGGCTTTGGCTATGTCACCTACTCCTTGGCTGAGGATGCCCAGCGAGCTCTGCAGGAGGCCACTGTCCTTGGTGCACGTCGGCTCAGTGTGACGCTGGCCCGGCAGAGGctcagggaggggaggaagaagctACAGCagaaggaggaagcagcagtgg AGGCCCCCAAAGCTGCTGCCGCAGTCCCCCAAAGACTGAAGAAGCCCAAGGCTGCCTCCAGGAAAGCCCGGCTGATCATCCGCAACCTCAGCTTCAAG TGCTCTGAGGACAACCTGAAGTCTCTCTTCTCACCCTTTGGCACAGTACTGGAGGTGAACATCCCCAGGAAGCCAG ATGGAAAGATGCGGGGATTCGCCTTTGTGCAGTTTGGGAACATGCTGGAAGCAGCCAAGGCACTCCGGGGGATGAACATGAAGGAGATCAAAG GGCGGCCGGTGGCGGTAGACTGGGCCGTGGCCAAGGACAAGTACCAGGCGATGCAGGGCAGTCAGCCCAATG agagcaaggaggaggaacCTAGGGAGGGCAAAGAGCAGAGTCTGGGTGATgctgaggagaaggaggaagaacaagaagaggaggaagaacaggaggaaggggaagaagaggaggaggaggaggaagaggaagaagaagagaagaaagataaaaaaatggCTGGAAAGATTAAGATCAAGCCTTCCTTGTCCCAGGCACGAGGGTG GCCTGGGAAGGGGACAGCAGCCAAGGACAGCAGcgatgaggaggaggaggatgatgatGAAGCAGGCAGCGAGGATGATaggaagcaggaggaagacTCAGATGATGAGGAGGAcgaagaagaggaggaag GGAGAGCTGTGCCCAAGAAGCAGCAGGGTAGGGCACGGCAACTCTCATCAGATGTGAGCGAGGGCAAGACTGTCTTCATCCG GAATCTCTCCTTCGATACGGAGGAGGAGGCGCtgggggagatgctgcagcagttTGGGGACCTCAAATACGTCCGTATCGTACTGCACCCTGACACAGAGCACTCCAAAG GCTGTGCCTTTGCCCAGTTCCTGACACAAGAAGCtgcccagaaatgtctgcaggcTGCTCAGGAGGAGAGTGAG ggcggggggctgcggctggACGGGCGGCTGCTCCGCATTGACCTGGCTGTGAGCCGTGAGGAAGCCCAGAAACTCCGTGGGCAAAAGGTGAAGAAGCCAACGGGCACCCGAAACCTCTACCTGGCCCGCGAAGGCT TGATCCGAGCTGGGACAAAGGCTGCAGAGGGTGTGAGTGATGCTGATATGGCCAAGCGAGCACGG TTCGAGGAGCTCAAGTACCAGAAACTGCGGGACCAGAACATCTTCGTGTCCCGCACACGGCTCTGTGTCCACAACCTGCCCAAGGCTGTGGACAGCATCCGACTCCGgcgcctgctgctgcaggtggttGGCAGGGGCAAGGCTGTGCACATCAAGGAG TGCCGGGTGATGCGGGAGCTGCGGGGCAAGGGGCAGTCCCTGGGCTACGCCTTCGTGGAATTTGGGGAGCACGAGCAGGCACTGGCCGCCCTGCGGAGCATCAACAACAATCCCCGCCTCTTCGGGCCCCAAAAG CGGCCCATTGTGGAGTTCTCGCTGGAGGATCGTCGGAAGCTGAAGCTGAAGGAGCAGCGAGCCCAGCGCAGCCTG CTcaagctgaaagcaaagccaGTGGAGAAGGAACAGGCTGCTGCCGGGGTAGCCGAGCCAGCGGGACCCCCTAAAAAgcaacagggaaggaaaaaacccctcTCCAAAGGAGCCAAGGGTTCCTGCGGATCCCTGGTGGGGGGACAGGAGGCTGTACCCTGGTCCGGCTTCCGCACAGAGGCACAGGTGGAGCGGGTGGAGCTGCCAGACGGCACCACAAGGAAGAAGGTGCTGGCGCTGCCCTCACACCGCGGGCCCAAAATCAG GAAGCGTGACAAGGGGAAGGTGAAACCCCTCCCCACAAAGCAGCCCAAGGCCAAAGTCCAGCGGCAGAAGAAGCGCAAGGAGGCCCCTACCCAG gcaaAACAGCGGCGGCAGGAGGGTGGGGGCTCCGAGGCCCGGTTCAGCGAGCTGGTGGAGCGATACAAGAGGAAGATCCTGGGCAGTGATGCCCCCACACCCAAGAGGAGCAAGTGGTTTGAGAGCTGA
- the LOC121089498 gene encoding leptin isoform X1 — MSPVEQRGHIFVVQEHLTPFMPPGAEPGRMQWPGMSLWGVLWLWLPLASGHPVRLEKVRADTRNLTRTLSARIQQLQLFPLSLKISGLEAIPGEGAPEGLGAMDHRLQLFQRLLGGLAAGSLPLAQIANDMENLRSLLAALAAHLGCPLPRAPPAPPGLPDLLAEAPHTAAGLALARLRICLDGIAARLDSLPAC; from the exons ATGTCCCCTGTTGAACAGAGGGGACACATTTTTGTGGTGCAGGAGCACCTGACCCCCTTCATGCCACCCGGTGCAGAGCCTGGCAGGATGCAGTGGCCTGGCATGTCCCTCTGGGGTGtcctgtggctgtggctgccgCTGGCCAGTGGCCATCCCGTCCGGCTGGAGAAGGTCCGGGCGGACACCAGGAACCTCACCCGCACCCTCAGCGCCCgcatccagcagctgcag ctcttTCCCCTGAGCCTGAAGATCAGTGGGCTGGAGGCCAtccccggggagggggctcccgaggggctgggggccatGGATCACCGCCTCCAGCTCTTCCAGCGCCTGCTGGGTggcctggcagcaggcagcctgccGCTGGCCCAGATCGCCAACGACATGGAGAACCTCCGCAGCCTCCTGGCCGCCCTGGCTGCCCACCtgggctgccccctgccccgcgcccccccggcacccccaggTCTGCCCGACCTGTTAGCCGAGGCACCCCACACCGCTGCCGGGCTGGCCCTGGCACGGCTCCGCATCTGCCTGGACGGCATCGCCGCCCGCCTCGACAGCCTCCCCGCCTGCTAG
- the LOC121089498 gene encoding leptin isoform X3: MQWPGMSLWGVLWLWLPLASGHPVRLEKVRADTRNLTRTLSARIQQLQLFPLSLKISGLEAIPGEGAPEGLGAMDHRLQLFQRLLGGLAAGSLPLAQIANDMENLRSLLAALAAHLGCPLPRAPPAPPGLPDLLAEAPHTAAGLALARLRICLDGIAARLDSLPAC; encoded by the exons ATGCAGTGGCCTGGCATGTCCCTCTGGGGTGtcctgtggctgtggctgccgCTGGCCAGTGGCCATCCCGTCCGGCTGGAGAAGGTCCGGGCGGACACCAGGAACCTCACCCGCACCCTCAGCGCCCgcatccagcagctgcag ctcttTCCCCTGAGCCTGAAGATCAGTGGGCTGGAGGCCAtccccggggagggggctcccgaggggctgggggccatGGATCACCGCCTCCAGCTCTTCCAGCGCCTGCTGGGTggcctggcagcaggcagcctgccGCTGGCCCAGATCGCCAACGACATGGAGAACCTCCGCAGCCTCCTGGCCGCCCTGGCTGCCCACCtgggctgccccctgccccgcgcccccccggcacccccaggTCTGCCCGACCTGTTAGCCGAGGCACCCCACACCGCTGCCGGGCTGGCCCTGGCACGGCTCCGCATCTGCCTGGACGGCATCGCCGCCCGCCTCGACAGCCTCCCCGCCTGCTAG
- the LOC121089498 gene encoding leptin isoform X2, with amino-acid sequence MPPGAEPGRMQWPGMSLWGVLWLWLPLASGHPVRLEKVRADTRNLTRTLSARIQQLQLFPLSLKISGLEAIPGEGAPEGLGAMDHRLQLFQRLLGGLAAGSLPLAQIANDMENLRSLLAALAAHLGCPLPRAPPAPPGLPDLLAEAPHTAAGLALARLRICLDGIAARLDSLPAC; translated from the exons ATGCCACCCGGTGCAGAGCCTGGCAGGATGCAGTGGCCTGGCATGTCCCTCTGGGGTGtcctgtggctgtggctgccgCTGGCCAGTGGCCATCCCGTCCGGCTGGAGAAGGTCCGGGCGGACACCAGGAACCTCACCCGCACCCTCAGCGCCCgcatccagcagctgcag ctcttTCCCCTGAGCCTGAAGATCAGTGGGCTGGAGGCCAtccccggggagggggctcccgaggggctgggggccatGGATCACCGCCTCCAGCTCTTCCAGCGCCTGCTGGGTggcctggcagcaggcagcctgccGCTGGCCCAGATCGCCAACGACATGGAGAACCTCCGCAGCCTCCTGGCCGCCCTGGCTGCCCACCtgggctgccccctgccccgcgcccccccggcacccccaggTCTGCCCGACCTGTTAGCCGAGGCACCCCACACCGCTGCCGGGCTGGCCCTGGCACGGCTCCGCATCTGCCTGGACGGCATCGCCGCCCGCCTCGACAGCCTCCCCGCCTGCTAG
- the LRRC4 gene encoding leucine-rich repeat-containing protein 4, giving the protein MKLLWQVTVYHHRRRRAWRAALVSYLTVHAWILYVAAASPGPQSCPSVCSCSNQFSKVVCTRRGLAEVPPGIPSNTRYLNLMENNIQMIQADTFRHLHHLEVLQLGRNAIRQIEVGAFNGLASLNTLELFDNWLTVIPSGAFEYLSKLRELWLRNNPIESIPSYAFNRVPSLMRLDLGELKKLEYISEGAFEGLYNLKYLNLGMCNIKDMPNLTPLVGLEELEMSGNNFPEIKPGSFHGLKSLKKLWIMNSQINLIERNAFDDLTALVELNLAHNNLSSLPHDLFAPLRYLVELHLHHNPWDCDCDILWLSWWLREYIPTNSTCCGRCHAPLHMRGRFLVEVDQTSFQCSAPFIMDAPMDLNISEGRVAELKCRTPSMSSVRWLLPNGTVLSHASSHPRISVLNDGTLNFSHVLLTDTGVYTCMVTNVAGNSNASAYLNVSTAELNTSNYSFFTTVTVETTEISPEDISPKFTKPVPTTSTGYQPAYTTTTTVLVQTTRTPKQVAVPTADSGDKMQTSLDEVMKTTKIIIGCFVAVTLLAAAMLIVFYKLRKRHQQRSTVTAARTVEIIQVDEDIPPAATATTAAPTGVSGEGAVVLPAIHDHINYNTYKPAHGAHWTENSLGNSLHPPGTTLSEPYIIQTHTKEKVQETQI; this is encoded by the coding sequence ATGAAGCTCTTGTGGCAGGTAACTGTGTACcaccaccgccgccgccgcgcctgGAGAGCTGCCCTGGTCTCCTACCTGACGGTACACGCGTGGATTCTATACGTtgccgccgcctcccccggaCCCCAGAGCTGCCCCTCCGTTTGCTCCTGCAGTAACCAATTCAGCAAGGTGGTCTGCACCCGTCGCGGCCTCGCCGAGGTTCCCCCTGGGATCCCCTCCAACACCCGGTATCTCAACCTCATGGAGAACAACATCCAGATGATCCAGGCGGATACCTTCCGCCACTTGCATCACCTGGAGGTCCTGCAGTTGGGCAGGAACGCCATCCGGCAGATCGAGGTGGGGGCTTTCAACGGGCTGGCCAGCCTCAACACCCTGGAGCTCTTTGACAACTGGTTGACCGTCATCCCCAGTGGGGCCTTCGAGTACCTCTCCAAGCTGCGGGAGCTGTGGTTGAGGAACAACCCCATTGAGAGCATCCCCTCGTACGCCTTCAACCGGGTGCCCTCCCTCATGCGCCTGGATCTGGGTGAGCTGAAGAAGCTGGAGTACATCTCTGAGGGGGCTTTTGAGGGGTTGTACAACCTCAAGTACCTGAACCTGGGGATGTGCAACATTAAGGACATGCCCAACCTGACGCCCttggtggggctggaggagctggagatgTCGGGCAATAACTTCCCCGAGATCAAACCGGGCTCCTTCCATGGGCTCAAGTCCCTCAAAAAGCTCTGGATTATGAACTCACAGATCAACTTGATTGAACGGAATGCCTTCGATGACCTGACAGCACTGGTGGAGCTCAACCTGGCCCACAACaacctctcctccctgccccatgaCCTCTTCGCCCCGCTGCGGTACCTGGTGGAGCTCCACCTGCACCACAACCCTTGGGACTGCGACTGCGACATCCTCTGGCTGTCGTGGTGGTTGCGGGAGTACATCCCCACCAACTCTACCTGCTGCGGGCGCTGCCATGCCCCCCTGCACATGCGGGGCAGGTTCCTGGTGGAGGTAGACCAGACCTCCTTCCAGTGCTCGGCACCCTTCATCATGGATGCCCCCATGGACCTCAACATCTCCGAGGGACGGGTGGCTGAGCTCAAGTGTCGAACTCCTTCCATGTCCTCCGTTAGGTGGTTGCTGCCTAACGGGACAGTCTTGAGCCATGCGTCCAGCCACCCACGCATCTCCGTCCTCAACGACGGCACCTTGAACTTCTCCCACGTCTTGTTGACGGACACCGGGGTTTACACCTGCATGGTGACCAACGTGGCGGGGAACTCCAATGCCTCGGCCTACCTCAACGTGAGCACGGCTGAGCTCAACACCTCCAACTACAGCTTCTTCACCACCGTGACGGTGGAGACCACCGAGATCTCCCCGGAGGACATCTCCCCCAAGTTCACCAAGCCCGTGCCCACCACGTCGACGGGCTACCAGCCGGCgtacaccaccaccaccaccgtcCTGGTCCAGACCACGCGGACGCCCAAGCAGGTGGCGGTACCCACCGCTGACTCCGGCGACAAGATGCAGACCAGCTTGGACGAGGTGATGAAGACCACCAAGATCATCATCGGTTGCTTCGTGGCGGTGACACTCCTGGCTGCGGCCATGCTCATCGTCTTCTACAAACTCCGCAAGCGGCACCAGCAACGCAGCACCGTGACAGCTGCACGGACGGTCGAGATCATCCAGGTGGACGAGGACATCCCGCCGGCGGCGACAGCGACCACGGCGGCTCCCACTGGCGTATCAGGTGAGGGGGCAGTCGTCCTGCCCGCCATTCATGACCACATTAACTACAACACCTACAAACCGGCACACGGGGCCCACTGGACAGAGAACAGCTTGGGGAACTCTCTGCACCCCCCTGGGACCACCCTCTCTGAACCCTATATAATTCAGACCCACACCAAGGAGAAAGTACAGGAAACCCAgatatga